Proteins co-encoded in one Melopsittacus undulatus isolate bMelUnd1 chromosome 18, bMelUnd1.mat.Z, whole genome shotgun sequence genomic window:
- the FAM136A gene encoding protein FAM136A — protein sequence MAEAAQARVQAAVESAVRELERERVRGLQGTMFRCSARCCEDSTASMQEVQRCIERCHAPLAQAQAIVTAELESFQDRLSRCTLHCNDKAKDALDAGTAEPKVRGELDACLAACGDDHVRLVPAMAKRMQESLGALRH from the exons ATGGCGGAGGCGGCGCAGGCGCGCGTGCAGGCGGCGGTGGAGAGCGCGGTGCGCGAGCTCGAGCGGGAGCGCGTGCGCGGCCTGcag GGCACCATGTTCCGGTGCAGCGCGCGGTGCTGTGAGGACAGCACAGCCTCCATGCAGGAGGTCCAGCGCTGCATCGAGCGCTGCCACGCGCCCCTCGCCCAGGCACAGGCCATCGTCACCGCAGAGCTCGAGAGCTTCCAg GACCGCCTGAGCCGCTGCACACTGCACTGCAATGACAAGGCCAAGGATGCTCTGGACGCAGGCACAGCCGAGCCCAAGGTGCGCGGGGAGCTCGATGCCTGCCTGGCCGCATGTGGGGACGACCACGTCCGCCTGGTGCCTGCCATGGCCAAGAGGATGCAGGAGAGCCTGGGGGCCCTGCGGCACtga